A part of Chlamydia ibidis 10-1398/6 genomic DNA contains:
- a CDS encoding polymorphic outer membrane protein middle domain-containing protein, which translates to MRPYLYKILLSSTLAIPLSSYCSAFGAETPLDQAAMLDANNAITPKSTSTATGTMYRLDSDITIMDAGQTAALASSCFVQTAADLTFLGNGHSLLIENVNTGANPGAINVSTADKSLTLSGFSSLIFRKCPPSTVANGKGSLVSKGPLNFRDNLSLIFSENSSSAAGGAISSKACLLTGSKEEISFTTNKSATKGGAIAATDDLTISDNLGIMKFSDNTAANSGGAIFAEAATSISGNNRVIFENNTVTGTGDGCGGAIHCSKTGTTPTLTLSNNKTLIFKENRSASQGGAIYSDKLVISSGGPTLFTGNKSVHATPKGGAIAIHTSGECSLTAEHGDIIFQGNTIETANAATVKRNAIHLGNNAKFVQLRATEGRAVRFYDPITAEGAAGDALVINKAEQGKAYKGTVLFSGEKLTETESAVAENLKFAFKQPLELAAGTLILSKGVNIEAKSFTQSAGSKLFMDAGTKIKADTENAVITDLAINPNSLDGVKLAVIEASAAGKSVTLSGTVTLEDPKGSYYENHKLDKALALPGLKLLGKNAVTTDNVTDKVAISPEQHYGYQGKWIVSWEKDNTADPKTATATFTWEKTGYNPNPERRASLVPNSLWGCFMDITSIQQLMEKSTDSYLHGRRSLWAANVSNFFHRDNAGSRRKFRHISSGYALGATTETSSEDIVSVSLCQLFTKDKDYNVAKNSANVYAGSILFQHIGESCSLANLISGKNPACLEENCRGIPVILDAQLTYCHSNNNMKTMYTDYPTVKGSWGNDSLGIQLGSSIPVTCNKTSLCDSYSPFMKMQLVYAHQGDFKEPTDEGREFSGSDLLNLSLPLGIKFERSNETEKASYDLTLMYVADIYRVNPRCLTSLVISDVSWQTHASNLARQAFVIQSGNHMTVSSRCEIFSQFGFELRSSSRNVHMNVGSKILF; encoded by the coding sequence ATGAGGCCTTATCTATATAAGATATTACTATCATCAACCTTGGCGATACCGTTGTCGTCATACTGTTCTGCGTTTGGAGCAGAAACTCCTTTAGATCAGGCAGCTATGCTTGATGCAAATAATGCAATTACTCCGAAATCCACGAGTACTGCAACCGGGACTATGTACCGATTGGACAGTGACATTACTATCATGGATGCCGGACAAACTGCTGCGTTAGCATCAAGTTGCTTTGTGCAGACCGCTGCTGATTTGACTTTTCTTGGGAATGGTCATAGCCTGCTAATAGAGAACGTAAATACGGGAGCGAACCCCGGAGCTATCAATGTTTCTACCGCGGATAAATCTCTAACTCTTTCTGGATTTTCCAGCCTTATCTTTAGAAAATGCCCTCCTTCTACCGTTGCTAATGGTAAGGGAAGTTTGGTATCTAAAGGTCCGTTAAATTTCCGGGATAATTTGTCTTTGATTTTTAGTGAGAATAGTTCTTCTGCAGCAGGTGGAGCTATTTCTTCTAAAGCTTGCTTGCTAACTGGCTCTAAAGAAGAAATCAGCTTCACCACTAATAAATCTGCAACTAAGGGTGGTGCTATTGCCGCTACAGACGATCTAACTATCTCTGACAACTTAGGAATCATGAAATTTTCTGATAATACTGCAGCCAATTCGGGAGGGGCAATATTTGCAGAAGCAGCAACATCCATTTCTGGCAATAACAGAGTTATTTTTGAGAACAATACTGTTACTGGCACAGGTGATGGTTGCGGAGGTGCTATTCACTGTAGCAAAACCGGAACGACTCCAACCCTTACTTTATCTAATAACAAAACACTGATTTTTAAAGAAAATAGATCTGCATCTCAAGGTGGAGCTATTTATTCAGATAAGTTAGTAATTTCTTCTGGAGGTCCTACCCTATTTACTGGAAATAAATCTGTACATGCGACTCCAAAAGGTGGAGCTATTGCCATACATACATCTGGAGAATGCAGCTTAACTGCAGAACACGGGGATATTATTTTTCAAGGGAATACAATAGAAACTGCAAATGCAGCAACAGTAAAGAGAAACGCTATTCATCTTGGGAATAATGCAAAGTTTGTGCAGCTGCGTGCTACAGAAGGAAGAGCTGTCCGATTTTATGATCCTATTACTGCAGAGGGGGCAGCTGGTGATGCTCTAGTTATTAACAAAGCTGAGCAAGGGAAAGCCTATAAAGGTACAGTACTTTTTTCTGGTGAGAAACTTACAGAAACAGAGTCTGCAGTTGCAGAGAACCTGAAATTTGCTTTTAAACAACCTTTAGAGCTAGCTGCTGGCACGTTGATCTTAAGTAAAGGCGTTAACATAGAAGCAAAATCTTTCACACAATCAGCGGGTTCTAAATTATTCATGGATGCAGGAACAAAAATTAAAGCTGATACGGAAAACGCCGTGATAACCGATCTTGCTATTAATCCTAATTCCTTGGACGGTGTTAAGTTAGCAGTTATCGAAGCATCCGCCGCGGGGAAAAGCGTGACACTTTCAGGGACGGTCACTTTGGAGGATCCTAAAGGTAGTTATTATGAAAACCACAAACTAGACAAAGCTCTTGCTCTTCCAGGATTAAAGCTATTAGGGAAAAATGCTGTCACTACCGACAATGTAACTGATAAGGTAGCCATTTCTCCGGAACAACATTATGGGTATCAAGGGAAATGGATTGTTAGTTGGGAAAAAGATAATACTGCTGATCCCAAAACTGCCACAGCTACCTTTACTTGGGAAAAAACCGGTTATAATCCTAATCCAGAACGTCGGGCATCATTAGTACCAAATAGTCTTTGGGGATGCTTTATGGATATTACTTCTATTCAGCAACTCATGGAAAAGAGTACGGATAGTTACCTTCATGGTCGTAGATCTCTATGGGCCGCTAACGTGTCTAATTTCTTCCATAGGGATAATGCAGGGTCACGAAGAAAATTCCGGCATATTAGCTCCGGTTATGCTTTAGGGGCAACTACAGAAACATCTTCCGAGGATATTGTTAGCGTTTCCCTATGCCAATTATTCACCAAAGATAAGGACTATAATGTAGCAAAAAATAGTGCCAATGTTTATGCAGGCTCTATCTTGTTTCAGCATATTGGAGAATCGTGCAGTTTAGCTAATCTGATCTCAGGAAAAAACCCTGCATGTCTAGAAGAGAATTGTCGTGGTATTCCAGTAATCTTGGATGCTCAATTGACATACTGTCATTCCAATAACAACATGAAGACTATGTACACTGATTATCCTACTGTTAAAGGATCTTGGGGTAATGATAGTCTAGGAATTCAATTAGGATCTTCTATACCTGTAACTTGCAATAAAACTTCCCTATGTGATAGCTATTCTCCATTTATGAAAATGCAATTAGTCTATGCTCATCAAGGAGACTTCAAAGAGCCTACTGACGAAGGTCGGGAATTTTCAGGAAGTGATCTATTAAATCTCTCGCTACCTTTAGGTATAAAATTTGAAAGATCCAATGAAACGGAAAAAGCTTCCTATGACCTAACCCTGATGTATGTTGCTGATATTTACCGTGTGAATCCTAGATGCTTAACGTCATTGGTTATCAGTGATGTTTCCTGGCAAACTCATGCATCTAATCTTGCTAGACAAGCATTCGTGATTCAATCTGGTAATCATATGACAGTATCTTCTCGTTGTGAAATATTCAGTCAATTTGGTTTTGAACTTAGAAGCTCATCTAGAAACGTCCATATGAATGTGGGATCCAAAATTCTTTTCTAA
- a CDS encoding polymorphic outer membrane protein middle domain-containing protein — protein MKPSVPWLLLSSAITLPITFEANTLETIDLQTPSTSQSLGTNDSYQGATTPTTAFSYKNTSSPNGTSYSLTGDVSFINVSSTQSPTLSNVQPGHNDGHSHTSLVTPRAYSVSMLTEDPENQVITQNSPVNINLTTTDSYPQAGQNTQPFLRRNTTAQSGTTYTLANDVGFQNITATQTSPASTSQQTPASNIHSFTKPLGISISSTPISTTTTSTTTSTGNGETNKSCFSNTAGPLSFVGNGHSLLFQNISITPQGSAINNTATSLTFSGFSLLSFDKATNQTQSSADSAIFIGTTTNGVMKQSEQPSASFTISSNTDVNFSGNHSKGAGGAILVKGNGTISGNTGTVIFSGNSATNQGGALSLEKSLNITDNAQVIFTNNSAATVSDKKSVKEGNGNQASTGLGGAIYCLAASPEQNVQTLDETNEIAVSFSGNKTLYLVNNSATTSGGAIHTKNLSLTSGGQTIFGCNSSSKGGAIFITDGGKLNLTALDGPITFRGNTITTSTTKTEVLNNDSSTNTVTANAITLGNGATITNLRAATGQSLQFFDPIVEVSTPSKEKTKIKAVQKAILQINALDDTTDTHHPDSSSSVVYDGTVLFSGENVDNSRAENVTSVIYQPVSLNNGTLWLKSGAILEVDSFIQNPNSLLVMDVGTTLKTHNTPIQKQSVESEEQAEQESSSAKQNSNEETKVNAQISHRLSSTHRKEQLRVGSSIRDKIISVVSETLSSLHPEVAVHTEDNATTDGNITITNLGINLNSLGRGENESITITGGSSGTVKLTGDLQLFNGNNDAYDSSIFSKGFSTDILKITTEGSSETGTVDLSEFNPYLLGATSANYGYQGTWSLQRVEKNGQSSFEMVWKAAGYKPGPELSALLVPNSLWCATVDVNSIERLMELTGETNNNQQGLWVSGISNFFHRDAMLHRLGFRHISAGYSIGANSQTSTDNVFNIAFCQMFGKTKNYFLSNTKSHLYAGSIYTKHSKTIRIYGFELPAIVNTHLSYGTIHNKMVTDYPAISSARGVWDNHCLSGEIGFSLALNPMNIIFNRVSTFAKVHAVYVNQESFNETGAGEKCRHFRSSHLVNLTLPLGIKIKSNEDPDNKTYALTLAYHPDVYRVLPQSHVALPAKETSWSSPGTNLARQAFLAELSCYQRAFTHLELFANGSCELRSSSRNYNVDVGGKYKF, from the coding sequence ATGAAACCCTCTGTTCCTTGGTTATTACTTTCTTCGGCGATTACTTTGCCTATTACTTTTGAAGCAAATACCTTAGAAACTATAGATCTACAAACTCCATCCACATCTCAGTCGCTAGGTACCAATGATAGCTACCAGGGAGCAACAACGCCAACCACTGCTTTTAGCTATAAAAACACGTCGTCTCCAAATGGGACTTCATACTCACTGACAGGTGATGTATCTTTTATAAATGTTTCGTCTACACAATCTCCCACATTAAGTAATGTACAACCTGGTCATAACGATGGTCACTCGCATACTTCTCTAGTTACTCCCAGAGCATATTCTGTTTCTATGCTCACCGAAGACCCTGAGAATCAGGTTATTACTCAAAACAGTCCGGTCAATATAAACTTAACTACAACTGATAGCTACCCTCAAGCTGGCCAAAATACCCAGCCTTTTCTCAGAAGAAATACAACAGCACAAAGTGGAACGACATATACTCTTGCTAACGATGTAGGGTTTCAAAATATCACAGCAACACAGACCTCACCTGCCTCTACATCACAACAAACTCCTGCATCAAATATACACAGTTTTACCAAACCATTAGGTATATCGATATCTAGTACACCTATAAGCACTACTACTACTTCAACCACAACTAGCACAGGTAATGGAGAGACAAACAAAAGTTGTTTCTCAAATACTGCAGGTCCTTTGTCATTCGTAGGTAATGGGCACTCTTTATTATTTCAGAATATCTCCATTACGCCTCAAGGCTCCGCAATAAACAATACAGCGACAAGTTTGACTTTTTCTGGGTTTTCTCTGCTCTCTTTTGACAAGGCGACAAACCAAACACAATCTAGTGCAGACAGTGCCATTTTCATAGGTACCACGACAAATGGCGTTATGAAACAATCAGAGCAGCCTAGTGCTAGCTTTACAATTTCTAGCAACACTGATGTTAATTTCAGTGGCAACCACTCTAAAGGTGCAGGCGGTGCTATCTTAGTTAAAGGAAATGGAACTATCTCTGGAAATACAGGCACAGTTATTTTCTCTGGGAACTCAGCCACTAATCAAGGAGGGGCTTTATCTTTAGAGAAGTCCTTAAATATCACTGACAATGCTCAAGTTATTTTTACAAATAATTCTGCAGCAACAGTTAGTGACAAAAAATCTGTAAAAGAAGGTAATGGGAATCAAGCGTCTACAGGTCTAGGTGGGGCGATATACTGTCTGGCAGCTTCTCCAGAGCAAAATGTGCAGACACTAGATGAAACTAATGAAATTGCTGTGTCTTTCTCTGGGAATAAGACACTTTACCTCGTGAATAACTCTGCTACAACTAGCGGTGGCGCTATACATACAAAAAACTTATCACTAACCTCTGGTGGTCAAACTATCTTTGGATGCAATAGTTCATCAAAGGGTGGCGCTATATTCATTACTGACGGTGGAAAACTTAACCTTACAGCCCTCGATGGTCCTATTACTTTCCGGGGCAACACAATAACAACAAGCACCACAAAAACTGAAGTACTTAACAATGATAGTTCAACAAATACAGTAACTGCCAATGCTATAACCCTAGGGAACGGGGCTACCATCACGAATCTCCGTGCTGCTACAGGTCAGTCCTTACAATTTTTTGATCCTATTGTTGAAGTATCCACACCTAGTAAAGAAAAAACTAAAATTAAAGCAGTACAAAAAGCGATTCTACAAATTAACGCTCTTGATGACACAACTGACACACATCATCCTGACTCCTCTTCATCTGTCGTATATGATGGAACAGTACTCTTCTCTGGAGAAAACGTCGACAATAGTCGGGCAGAAAACGTTACTTCCGTAATTTACCAACCTGTTTCTTTAAATAACGGTACCCTTTGGTTAAAATCAGGAGCAATTCTTGAAGTTGATTCATTCATTCAGAATCCTAATTCCTTACTTGTAATGGATGTAGGAACAACTCTAAAAACACACAATACTCCAATACAAAAGCAATCTGTTGAATCTGAAGAACAAGCAGAACAGGAATCATCTTCTGCCAAACAAAATTCCAATGAAGAAACTAAGGTAAACGCGCAAATTTCCCATAGATTATCTTCTACTCATCGCAAAGAACAACTCAGAGTAGGCTCCTCTATTAGGGATAAAATTATATCCGTAGTTTCAGAAACTTTATCATCTTTACATCCTGAAGTTGCAGTCCACACTGAAGACAATGCTACCACGGATGGTAATATTACAATTACTAATCTAGGGATCAATTTAAACTCTCTAGGCAGAGGAGAAAATGAATCTATTACGATCACTGGCGGTTCTTCTGGAACTGTGAAGCTAACAGGAGATTTACAACTATTTAACGGTAATAATGATGCTTACGACAGCTCAATATTTAGCAAAGGATTTTCTACGGATATTTTAAAAATTACAACTGAAGGAAGTAGCGAAACAGGGACCGTTGATCTATCAGAATTTAATCCTTACCTGTTGGGCGCAACATCCGCGAATTATGGGTACCAGGGTACGTGGTCTTTGCAACGTGTGGAAAAGAACGGACAATCCTCTTTCGAAATGGTTTGGAAAGCTGCTGGTTATAAACCAGGACCTGAACTTAGCGCTCTACTAGTTCCTAATAGTTTATGGTGTGCTACAGTAGATGTTAATTCCATTGAACGTCTTATGGAACTAACAGGAGAAACTAATAACAATCAACAAGGTCTATGGGTTTCGGGTATCTCTAATTTCTTCCATAGAGATGCAATGCTTCATCGCTTAGGTTTCCGACATATCAGTGCTGGATATTCTATAGGGGCCAACTCTCAAACTTCTACGGATAATGTTTTCAATATTGCTTTCTGTCAGATGTTTGGGAAAACTAAGAACTATTTCTTGTCCAATACCAAGTCTCATCTTTATGCCGGTTCTATCTATACCAAGCATAGTAAAACTATTAGAATCTATGGTTTTGAATTACCTGCTATTGTAAATACACATTTGAGTTATGGGACAATACACAATAAAATGGTTACGGACTACCCGGCTATCTCTTCAGCTCGAGGAGTTTGGGATAACCACTGTCTATCTGGGGAAATCGGATTTAGTTTAGCTCTAAATCCAATGAATATCATTTTCAATAGGGTATCTACTTTTGCCAAAGTGCATGCTGTTTATGTAAACCAAGAAAGCTTCAATGAAACGGGAGCTGGAGAAAAATGCAGACACTTCCGTAGCTCCCATCTTGTCAATCTTACCCTACCACTAGGAATTAAAATTAAAAGCAATGAGGATCCTGATAACAAAACCTATGCTCTTACTCTTGCTTACCATCCTGATGTGTATAGGGTGTTACCACAATCTCATGTAGCACTACCTGCGAAAGAAACTTCGTGGTCTTCTCCAGGGACTAATCTTGCAAGACAAGCTTTTCTAGCAGAGCTTTCTTGCTACCAGAGAGCTTTTACACATTTAGAGCTATTTGCTAATGGATCTTGTGAGTTACGCAGCTCCTCTAGGAACTACAATGTAGACGTCGGAGGTAAGTACAAATTCTAG
- a CDS encoding DUF378 domain-containing protein: MLGKLVRGLSSLTLVLCALNVGILGLTNHKVNILAQLLGENGLIMRMGYIVTGIAGLISLLSYFSCCSKKTNSSCCSKNNHSSTDNQ; the protein is encoded by the coding sequence ATGCTAGGCAAACTCGTTCGGGGACTATCCTCTCTTACTCTTGTTCTTTGCGCATTGAACGTGGGAATTTTAGGACTTACTAATCATAAAGTAAACATTCTTGCTCAATTACTTGGAGAGAATGGTTTAATCATGCGCATGGGCTACATTGTAACAGGAATCGCCGGTTTAATTTCCTTATTATCGTACTTTTCTTGTTGTTCTAAAAAAACAAATAGCAGCTGCTGTTCAAAGAATAACCATTCTTCGACAGATAATCAGTAG
- a CDS encoding autotransporter outer membrane beta-barrel domain-containing protein, which translates to MCALVPNTLWGNFSDLRVIQNLMEVSVDGAECHRGLWASAVANFLHRSGYDVQSPKGAPSPTETRRKFRHHSVGYIVGVMGETLNEDILNASFCQLFGKDKDYFISKNSATTYAGSLYYQHTSWWNGWNKLIHSIVGTEAPLVFNAQLTYSHTSNDLKTKMTKAFLPEKMVLPSLIKGDWGNDCFGLEFGGAVPVDLNNPWLFDTYTPFAKLQLIYAHQGDFKENTEQGRIFDSSSLTNLALPIGMKFERFAKNHDASFNVVLAYSPDIARGNPDCTTSLVMEPSSAIWTTRATNLARNAFIAQAGNHFSITPRCEIFSQFGFELRGSARTYNIDLGSKIQF; encoded by the coding sequence GTGTGTGCTTTAGTTCCTAACACCCTATGGGGAAACTTCTCTGACCTCCGTGTTATCCAAAATCTTATGGAAGTCAGTGTAGATGGCGCCGAATGTCACCGAGGCCTATGGGCATCCGCTGTTGCTAACTTCTTGCATAGAAGTGGCTATGACGTCCAAAGCCCTAAAGGAGCTCCTTCCCCAACAGAAACAAGACGAAAATTCCGCCACCATAGTGTCGGCTACATCGTGGGAGTCATGGGAGAAACCCTAAATGAAGATATCCTCAATGCCTCTTTCTGCCAGCTCTTCGGCAAAGACAAGGACTACTTCATAAGCAAAAACTCGGCTACCACCTATGCAGGCTCCCTATATTACCAACACACCTCTTGGTGGAACGGATGGAACAAACTCATCCACTCTATAGTGGGAACTGAAGCTCCTCTAGTATTCAATGCTCAGCTCACTTACTCCCACACCTCTAACGATCTCAAAACCAAAATGACAAAAGCTTTCCTTCCAGAAAAAATGGTCCTCCCCTCCCTCATCAAAGGCGATTGGGGGAATGATTGCTTTGGTTTAGAGTTCGGTGGTGCTGTGCCTGTAGACCTCAATAACCCCTGGTTATTCGACACCTACACCCCATTCGCTAAACTCCAACTCATCTATGCCCACCAAGGAGACTTTAAAGAAAACACAGAACAAGGAAGAATCTTCGATAGTAGTAGCCTCACTAACCTCGCCCTCCCTATCGGAATGAAGTTCGAGAGATTCGCAAAAAATCATGACGCTTCCTTCAACGTGGTCTTAGCCTACTCACCAGACATCGCACGAGGAAATCCTGACTGTACCACGTCTTTAGTCATGGAACCCTCATCAGCAATCTGGACCACACGAGCTACTAACTTGGCTCGAAATGCTTTCATCGCTCAAGCCGGGAATCATTTCTCCATAACCCCAAGATGTGAGATCTTTAGCCAATTCGGCTTCGAACTCCGCGGATCAGCTCGTACTTACAACATAGACCTGGGTTCTAAAATCCAGTTCTAA
- a CDS encoding autotransporter domain-containing protein, producing the protein MKRPPLWLLLSSGLALTSSFSFANGGETTAENILLSSKSSYDGNITNQEFSPNTKTSTTNYYVIGNVMIANAGLKPTNADLKTIETGLTSSCFFVSNGDLNFIGNGHSLNFYNIQTKSIQNGNPPPPPPSPQLIPAAIEVKGSSVGTTDIHIQETSPKNIGNLSVQGFSNFSCMFCPPLNQTTSSTLGAIKTTGSSTFINNAYLTFDNNRSPENGGAISSSGITIESSLLSTTFSSNSSAKSGGALYSNKNITISGNRRVVFSKNISTQTTTVSNPASLSSDEHLKLEKTPADKETFPKAESESSIDAVLPKAILNIPLSSQHFAVPLLASISNQEVSQVTTLCGGGAICSGASDSMVTLENNGYLMFTENSSKTQGGAICANKLTLSSGGPVLFLNNSVESSSPKGGAIAIMGDSGTCSITADRGNIIFDGNTIITTSAQQQQAEKKVQSPPTTTRNSIDLSSGCTLKDLRAKSGYGIFFYDPITSEPPKAAGKSKENSQSLNINNPDSTNASVYTGAIVFSGEHVSPENTVSQEEALTENLNVKSKISQPVALKAGSLALRSRAILEVNSFSQDAGSLLVMDLGTTLQTPKTTTGSSILKTSSSKDVTLSASVPSATTHDVTPASATGITISSLGINVGSMINESHPVTIKAQGTSETATVTAISLVDSSGNSYESPNFGKNKTFNNVINISGTPASHILSVISGNTVDSTKQVPLPHYGYQGTWTVTWSDANAKSGNGNKTVSLSWEESGYKVNPERKGSLIPNTLWGNFSDIRAVHNLIENNLHNNQRCLGFWASGLGNFLHKSSSGDRQKFRHNSGGYSLGILGKTNKDNTLSVSFFQIFSSNKDFLVSKNSATAYGTSLCYQHTNYWKGWSCLGITSPVTLNTLLSYTYASNRVKTEMTTTYAPAGVTYPKLKGDWGNNTLAVECEGSTIISTPCSRIFDNYAPFLKLQLIYAHQGDFQENDSTYGRYFDSSSLTNLSLPLGIRFEKHSKKENASYNLTLIYSPDVIRSNPESHAHLLNDPNVAKWVSKGTNLARQAFILRTGNRYMYSPNILLLGEFNFEIRGSSHTYNVNLGSKICF; encoded by the coding sequence ATGAAGCGTCCTCCTCTTTGGTTACTACTTTCTTCTGGACTAGCATTAACTTCTTCTTTTTCCTTTGCAAACGGAGGAGAAACAACTGCAGAAAATATACTTCTTTCTTCTAAGAGTAGCTATGACGGCAACATAACGAATCAAGAATTCTCACCCAATACTAAAACATCGACTACTAATTACTATGTTATTGGCAATGTGATGATTGCTAATGCAGGTTTAAAACCTACGAACGCTGACCTTAAAACGATAGAAACAGGATTAACATCTAGCTGTTTTTTTGTATCTAATGGGGATCTTAACTTCATAGGAAACGGGCATAGTTTAAACTTTTACAATATACAAACGAAATCAATTCAGAATGGAAATCCTCCTCCACCTCCACCATCCCCTCAACTCATTCCTGCTGCTATCGAAGTTAAGGGTAGTAGCGTGGGAACTACAGATATACATATTCAAGAAACGTCTCCAAAAAACATAGGAAATCTATCTGTCCAAGGATTCTCTAACTTTTCTTGTATGTTTTGCCCTCCCTTAAATCAAACAACCTCTTCTACTCTTGGAGCAATCAAAACCACGGGATCTTCCACATTTATTAATAATGCGTACTTAACTTTTGATAACAATCGATCTCCAGAGAATGGCGGGGCAATTTCTAGTTCTGGAATCACTATCGAAAGTAGTTTGCTATCCACTACATTTTCATCAAATTCCTCAGCAAAATCTGGTGGAGCTTTGTACTCAAACAAAAACATTACTATTTCTGGTAACCGCCGTGTGGTTTTTTCCAAAAACATCTCTACACAAACTACTACAGTTTCAAACCCTGCTTCACTCTCTTCCGATGAGCATCTGAAATTAGAGAAAACACCCGCAGACAAAGAAACTTTCCCAAAAGCAGAATCAGAGTCATCCATTGACGCTGTCCTACCTAAAGCCATCTTAAACATACCGTTATCATCTCAGCATTTTGCTGTTCCTCTCTTAGCATCCATCTCAAATCAAGAAGTCTCACAAGTAACAACTTTATGCGGTGGTGGCGCGATTTGTTCGGGAGCCAGTGATTCCATGGTAACATTAGAAAATAACGGCTACCTAATGTTTACAGAAAACTCGTCTAAAACACAGGGAGGAGCCATTTGTGCAAATAAGCTCACCCTGTCATCGGGTGGTCCCGTGTTATTTCTTAATAATTCAGTAGAGAGCTCTTCACCTAAAGGGGGAGCTATTGCCATTATGGGAGATTCAGGAACGTGTAGCATTACAGCGGATCGTGGCAACATTATCTTTGACGGGAATACTATCATAACTACCTCTGCACAACAGCAACAAGCTGAAAAGAAAGTACAGTCACCTCCCACAACGACAAGAAACTCTATAGATCTATCTTCTGGATGCACACTCAAAGACTTACGTGCTAAGTCTGGTTATGGTATTTTCTTCTATGATCCTATTACAAGTGAGCCGCCTAAAGCTGCTGGAAAGTCCAAAGAAAATTCCCAATCATTAAATATTAATAATCCTGATAGTACTAATGCCTCTGTTTACACTGGAGCCATTGTATTTTCAGGAGAACATGTATCTCCAGAAAACACGGTTTCTCAGGAAGAAGCACTCACTGAAAATCTTAACGTGAAATCTAAGATTAGTCAGCCTGTAGCTTTAAAAGCAGGATCTCTAGCATTAAGAAGCAGAGCTATTTTAGAGGTAAATTCGTTTTCTCAGGATGCGGGTTCTCTACTTGTTATGGATTTAGGAACTACTCTCCAAACTCCTAAAACAACAACGGGATCGAGTATACTAAAAACATCTAGTTCTAAGGATGTCACATTATCCGCATCAGTGCCTTCTGCCACAACACACGACGTCACACCTGCTTCTGCTACAGGCATCACAATCTCCTCGTTAGGGATTAACGTAGGTTCTATGATTAATGAGTCGCATCCGGTTACTATCAAAGCACAAGGAACCAGTGAAACAGCTACAGTGACTGCTATCAGCCTAGTAGACAGTAGTGGCAACAGCTATGAATCGCCTAATTTTGGAAAAAACAAAACCTTTAATAATGTTATTAACATTTCAGGGACACCTGCAAGTCATATACTATCTGTAATATCAGGAAACACAGTAGATTCTACCAAGCAGGTTCCTCTACCACACTATGGCTATCAGGGAACATGGACAGTCACTTGGTCTGATGCTAATGCAAAATCTGGAAACGGAAATAAAACTGTTTCATTATCTTGGGAGGAATCAGGGTACAAGGTGAACCCAGAACGCAAGGGTTCTTTAATCCCTAACACTCTTTGGGGAAACTTTTCTGACATTCGTGCTGTTCATAATCTAATAGAGAATAACCTTCATAATAATCAGCGTTGTCTAGGCTTCTGGGCATCCGGATTGGGAAATTTCCTACACAAAAGTTCTTCTGGAGATCGTCAAAAATTCCGACATAACAGCGGAGGTTATAGTTTAGGAATACTTGGGAAAACGAACAAAGACAATACTCTCAGCGTTAGTTTCTTTCAGATCTTTAGTTCTAACAAAGATTTCTTAGTTTCTAAAAATTCTGCTACGGCTTACGGAACATCTCTATGTTATCAACATACCAACTATTGGAAAGGATGGAGTTGTTTAGGGATTACATCACCGGTAACTCTTAATACACTGCTTTCTTATACTTATGCTTCCAATAGAGTAAAAACGGAGATGACAACTACCTATGCTCCTGCAGGGGTTACTTATCCTAAACTTAAAGGAGATTGGGGAAATAACACTCTTGCTGTAGAGTGCGAAGGTTCTACTATTATTAGCACCCCATGCTCAAGAATCTTTGATAACTATGCACCTTTCTTAAAACTGCAACTGATTTATGCACATCAGGGAGATTTCCAAGAAAACGATAGTACCTATGGAAGATATTTCGATAGTAGTAGTTTAACAAACTTATCTCTTCCCTTGGGCATAAGATTTGAAAAACACTCTAAAAAAGAAAATGCTTCTTACAATCTAACCTTAATTTATTCTCCGGATGTGATTAGAAGTAATCCAGAATCTCATGCACACTTACTTAATGATCCCAATGTAGCGAAATGGGTCAGTAAGGGAACTAATCTTGCTCGACAAGCGTTCATCTTGCGTACAGGAAATCGGTATATGTATAGCCCGAACATTCTCCTACTTGGGGAATTCAATTTTGAAATTCGAGGTTCTTCTCATACCTATAACGTTAATTTAGGATCCAAAATTTGCTTTTAA